One segment of Niabella beijingensis DNA contains the following:
- a CDS encoding TolC family protein, with amino-acid sequence MKNILLCILLLAPYANSQAQSAPDFKELLDSALVQDADLKIQVTKSKLTSLDQHKLKDAFLPTLEASGMAGYMNATAHIVSPEINLQPFLTIPEGRYNNNLNISGFSGLAKADAKMLLYSGGKVKYLGKALSEKQQSEEILLEKTRDEVVATISRAYDQLALVHQSKKVLDESKKRLDANRKTADKALGYGLITPYDHKKIELAQVTLDAKVAEYEGKKELLLTQLEVLTGIDKERLRMIEPVLEPVTPSIPQRSIEDRAEIRALNHGISAADYKIKAEKTWWIPKVQLMASAYYLGLYGSRLKTSDNIIPAIPDIGYPGRKLDWRPTNLNIFPLLTAGVGFKWEIFDGREGIHATEVARIDKELLQNQRYDALRKLTLNQANSQSGYDITNAQIVLKKKQKELAQNALVQAEKEFRYGMAKSTQLIEAENDLEAAELDYQNAIFNQRRAAIELMRSTQELDITKLYQ; translated from the coding sequence ATGAAAAATATTCTGCTTTGTATTCTTTTGCTTGCCCCCTATGCAAATAGCCAGGCGCAGTCGGCGCCGGATTTCAAGGAGCTCTTGGACAGCGCCCTGGTTCAGGATGCAGATCTTAAAATACAGGTTACAAAAAGCAAATTGACCAGCCTGGATCAGCACAAATTAAAAGATGCTTTTCTTCCCACACTGGAAGCCAGCGGCATGGCAGGTTATATGAATGCCACGGCACATATTGTTTCCCCGGAGATCAACCTGCAACCTTTTTTAACCATCCCTGAAGGCCGGTACAATAATAATCTCAATATCTCCGGCTTTTCCGGTCTGGCCAAGGCCGATGCAAAAATGCTGCTGTATTCCGGGGGAAAAGTAAAATACCTGGGTAAAGCCCTCTCGGAAAAGCAACAATCGGAGGAGATCCTGCTGGAGAAAACACGCGATGAGGTGGTGGCCACCATTTCCCGCGCCTATGATCAGCTGGCACTGGTACATCAGTCCAAAAAAGTACTGGATGAAAGTAAAAAAAGACTGGATGCCAACCGCAAAACTGCCGATAAGGCCCTGGGCTATGGATTGATTACTCCGTATGATCATAAAAAGATAGAGTTGGCACAAGTCACACTGGATGCCAAAGTAGCCGAATACGAAGGCAAGAAAGAATTATTGCTGACCCAGCTTGAAGTACTTACCGGAATTGATAAGGAACGGCTCCGGATGATCGAACCCGTGCTGGAGCCGGTAACGCCCTCTATACCCCAGCGGTCCATCGAAGACCGCGCAGAGATCCGGGCATTGAACCACGGTATCAGCGCGGCCGACTATAAAATAAAAGCCGAAAAGACCTGGTGGATCCCCAAAGTGCAACTGATGGCCTCCGCCTATTACCTGGGTCTTTACGGCAGCCGGCTCAAAACATCCGACAACATCATCCCGGCAATACCAGATATTGGGTATCCCGGGCGCAAGCTGGACTGGCGCCCCACCAACCTCAATATATTTCCGCTGCTGACAGCAGGTGTGGGTTTCAAATGGGAGATCTTTGATGGCAGGGAAGGGATCCACGCCACTGAAGTGGCGCGTATCGACAAAGAGCTGCTTCAAAACCAGCGGTACGATGCCCTGCGCAAGCTTACCCTCAACCAGGCCAATAGCCAGTCGGGTTATGACATTACCAATGCACAGATCGTTTTAAAGAAAAAGCAAAAGGAACTGGCACAAAATGCCCTGGTGCAGGCAGAGAAAGAATTCCGTTACGGTATGGCAAAATCCACACAACTCATAGAAGCAGAGAATGACCTGGAAGCGGCTGAGCTGGATTACCAGAATGCCATTTTCAACCAGCGCAGAGCAGCCATCGAGTTAATGCGGTCCACCCAGGAGCTGGATATAACAAAGCTGTATCAATAA
- a CDS encoding RNA polymerase sigma factor: protein MKKMAIHEQELTERIAEGDEKAFLKVFETYFKELCFFVERYVHSRAMAEDLAQEVFIRIWEHREQLTAVRSFRSYLYTAAKNHTLNALKKASRSAEVMGEIVTAYYQNSNATKEKIQSREYQEQLHRAIENLPARSREIFRLCREHKKTYEEVASLMGISKNAVKNHMVFSMKQLKRTVEAELGISLSLLMTVFFH, encoded by the coding sequence ATGAAAAAAATGGCGATTCATGAACAGGAACTGACGGAGCGGATTGCTGAGGGTGACGAAAAAGCGTTCTTAAAGGTTTTTGAAACTTATTTTAAAGAGCTGTGCTTTTTCGTGGAGCGGTATGTTCATTCAAGAGCCATGGCGGAAGACCTGGCCCAGGAGGTTTTTATCAGGATCTGGGAACACCGGGAACAGCTTACAGCAGTGCGGTCGTTCAGGTCTTACCTTTATACAGCTGCCAAAAATCATACGCTGAATGCATTAAAAAAAGCCTCCCGGTCGGCGGAAGTCATGGGGGAGATCGTAACAGCGTATTACCAGAACAGCAATGCTACCAAGGAAAAGATACAAAGCAGGGAATACCAGGAACAACTGCACCGTGCCATAGAAAACCTGCCGGCAAGGAGCCGCGAGATCTTCCGGTTATGCCGCGAGCATAAAAAGACCTATGAAGAAGTGGCTTCCCTAATGGGCATCTCCAAAAATGCCGTAAAAAACCATATGGTATTCTCCATGAAGCAGCTGAAGCGTACTGTTGAAGCCGAATTAGGGATTTCCCTTTCCTTATTGATGACGGTATTTTTCCACTGA
- a CDS encoding FecR family protein gives MESEFYKTLVSRYLEKKLSAEELEVFFHLLDEGKLDDYLLESMDAAIGEQAAPAAPVIALKRHPRRYLYRVAVAVAIIATGVLLFRYHTRPVPEQRTAVMQTTPVIPGGNNAVLTLGDGKRIILNQAPDGTLEQGASFSIRKEKDGLVVFDVNGTAAVPRGINTIETPKGGIYQVVLPDGSLVWLNNASRISFPTRFDGNERRVTINGEAYFEVTHDKTRPFRVVSDGQEVEVLGTKFNVNAYKDEAALKTTLLEGSVRIRTAQQSGLLKPGFQAVLKGPAPLVIRKADVESVMAWKEGFFQFDRADIPTLMRQLARWYDIDIRYTGAVPKDEFVGKIKRSEDIQKVLEILRYGKVKFRLEGRTLIVE, from the coding sequence ATGGAGTCGGAATTTTATAAAACGCTGGTCAGCCGGTACCTGGAGAAAAAGCTGAGCGCGGAAGAACTGGAGGTCTTTTTTCACCTGCTGGATGAAGGAAAGCTGGATGACTATCTCCTGGAATCGATGGATGCCGCTATTGGGGAACAGGCCGCACCAGCCGCGCCAGTCATTGCATTAAAGCGGCATCCGCGCCGGTACCTCTACCGGGTGGCGGTGGCGGTTGCGATCATTGCAACGGGTGTGCTGCTGTTCCGGTATCATACCCGCCCCGTACCGGAACAGCGTACCGCTGTGATGCAGACCACACCGGTGATTCCCGGTGGTAACAATGCAGTGCTTACCCTGGGTGATGGTAAAAGGATCATCCTGAACCAGGCACCGGACGGTACACTGGAGCAGGGCGCTTCCTTTTCCATACGGAAAGAAAAGGACGGGCTGGTGGTGTTTGATGTAAACGGAACAGCTGCCGTGCCCCGTGGAATCAATACGATCGAGACACCCAAGGGCGGCATCTATCAGGTGGTATTGCCGGACGGATCATTGGTATGGTTGAATAATGCTTCCCGTATTTCCTTCCCGACCCGGTTTGACGGAAATGAACGCCGGGTAACCATCAACGGGGAAGCGTATTTTGAAGTGACACATGATAAAACCAGACCGTTCCGGGTGGTGAGCGATGGCCAGGAAGTAGAAGTGCTGGGCACAAAATTCAATGTGAATGCTTATAAGGATGAGGCGGCTTTGAAGACAACACTGCTGGAAGGTAGTGTAAGGATCCGCACCGCACAACAATCGGGTCTGCTGAAACCCGGGTTCCAGGCTGTATTGAAAGGACCGGCGCCCCTGGTCATCCGCAAGGCGGATGTGGAATCGGTAATGGCCTGGAAAGAAGGATTCTTCCAGTTCGACCGTGCCGATATCCCGACACTGATGCGCCAGCTGGCGCGCTGGTACGACATTGATATAAGATACACCGGCGCTGTTCCCAAAGATGAGTTCGTGGGAAAAATAAAACGGAGCGAGGACATTCAGAAAGTACTGGAGATCCTCCGCTACGGGAAAGTAAAATTCCGCCTGGAAGGCAGAACGCTTATTGTTGAGTGA
- a CDS encoding TonB-dependent receptor, whose product MRFTVFFMLVGVLQLSARGYSQQVHYSGKHVPVEKVLKAIAKQTGYNLFYRYNELKDAKPVDLELKGVALQQALSELFLGQPFEFTLKEHTIIINKKKEEAPRPVMEVTQVMEDPVRGVVNDEEGRPLAGASVRIKNSGAGTATDAGGRFSIIPETQKVTLIISYTGYETKEIAAAAGGNLSVTLKAAQSAMNEIVVVGYGTQRRELVTSAIGRFKVKDEDVRQVASPTRLLEGRVAGVNVTVGSGNLASGEKISVRGYSSISAGNNPLYVVDGVPINTANMSLYDFGETYSPLAALNHADIESIEVLKDAASAAIYGSRASNGVILITTKSGKKGVNNIRMDLTTGFSEFANRKKVKIANSGLYVQQFNQGQENYNKQYGLSVGDANYKMPISNPFGDMPDTDWLGLVLQKGYFKNLNTSFSGGTESTKYYVGFGLTDQEGVFRNNSIQKYNINTKLTHRFNSWLELGANNIGTYIRNNQIPGANAGTTVIGRTIGQRPFDRPFKPNGDYYVGGTDELVYHNPVQILNEQVAYVDNLRYLGTFYGNIFFNDNLSFKSSFSADINYTYDYTYFNANHPYGTGVGRLIDYNRLIQNFLVENTLNYQKTFNRIEVNGMAGHSFQSQHIRNTSVDARGFPTPSLVTVSVASEIFGAGGAVSEYALESYFGRGTVALDDKYMMTATLRMDGSSKFHPKNRWGVFPSVSFGWNVSKEPFLKDAGLDLKLRASYGKTGNQEGIGSYAYQALMSGGQNYGKESGISVSSFGNEDLTWEKADQYDVGFDLSMFNHKLDVSFDAYYKKTTDLLYSMPIHATTGMTSIISNIGSMDNRGVELSISSNFNLGQVKWNTSFNIAHNRNKILSLIDNGNQPISIGDNRALQVGRDIGSFYLFQMEGLYQYDGEVPQEQFDLGVRAGDVKWKDVDGNNIINDNDRVVVGSSNPKFSGGWNNTFGYKGFQLDVLTTFMYGNNVYNQSKPSALARIGYRTAQLEEYIVNQWTGPGSTNVYPRAIAGEIFNTRNSTRFLEDGSFIRIRAVTLGYQVPSFKIKRFNVKGIRVYGQVDNLFLWTKYSGWDPEVSKDLDPRFFGTDWFNNPQPRTYSLGVNINL is encoded by the coding sequence ATGAGATTCACGGTCTTTTTTATGTTGGTCGGTGTACTACAGCTGAGTGCCAGGGGGTATTCGCAGCAGGTACATTACTCCGGGAAGCATGTTCCCGTGGAAAAAGTGCTGAAGGCCATAGCGAAGCAAACCGGGTACAACCTTTTTTACCGGTACAACGAACTGAAGGACGCAAAACCGGTAGATTTGGAGCTGAAAGGCGTTGCGCTTCAGCAGGCACTGTCTGAGCTCTTCCTGGGACAGCCGTTCGAATTTACACTGAAAGAGCATACCATCATCATAAACAAGAAAAAGGAAGAAGCTCCCCGTCCGGTTATGGAAGTGACCCAGGTAATGGAGGACCCCGTAAGAGGGGTGGTAAACGATGAGGAGGGGCGTCCGCTTGCCGGAGCTTCTGTCAGAATAAAGAACTCCGGTGCGGGTACGGCAACGGATGCCGGCGGGCGTTTTTCCATAATTCCCGAAACACAAAAAGTGACCCTGATCATCAGCTATACCGGCTATGAAACAAAAGAGATCGCCGCTGCAGCAGGCGGTAACCTGTCCGTTACACTGAAAGCCGCCCAGTCGGCGATGAACGAGATCGTGGTAGTCGGATATGGGACCCAGCGGAGAGAGCTGGTGACCAGCGCTATCGGCCGGTTCAAGGTGAAAGACGAAGATGTTCGCCAGGTTGCAAGTCCTACCCGTTTACTGGAAGGAAGGGTAGCCGGGGTGAACGTAACTGTAGGATCCGGGAACCTGGCGTCGGGAGAAAAAATATCGGTGCGCGGCTATTCCTCCATCAGCGCCGGCAACAACCCGTTGTATGTGGTGGATGGGGTACCGATCAATACCGCCAATATGTCCTTATATGATTTTGGGGAAACCTATAGTCCGCTTGCAGCATTGAACCATGCCGATATCGAATCGATCGAAGTACTGAAGGATGCCGCTTCAGCCGCCATCTATGGCTCGAGGGCCAGCAACGGTGTGATCCTGATCACTACAAAATCGGGCAAGAAAGGGGTGAACAATATCCGCATGGATCTCACAACGGGCTTCTCCGAATTTGCGAACCGGAAAAAGGTGAAGATCGCCAACTCCGGTCTGTATGTGCAGCAGTTCAACCAGGGCCAGGAAAATTATAACAAACAGTATGGTCTTTCGGTTGGGGATGCCAATTACAAAATGCCGATCAGCAACCCGTTTGGTGATATGCCGGATACCGACTGGCTGGGCCTTGTATTGCAAAAGGGCTATTTCAAGAACCTGAATACCTCCTTTTCCGGCGGTACGGAAAGCACCAAATACTACGTTGGTTTTGGCCTCACCGACCAGGAGGGTGTGTTCAGGAACAATTCCATTCAAAAATATAATATCAATACCAAGCTGACACACCGGTTCAACAGCTGGCTGGAACTGGGAGCCAATAATATCGGCACCTATATCCGGAACAACCAGATCCCCGGCGCCAATGCCGGTACTACGGTTATCGGTCGTACCATCGGCCAGCGGCCATTCGATCGGCCGTTTAAACCGAACGGTGATTATTATGTAGGAGGTACGGATGAACTGGTATACCATAACCCGGTTCAGATCCTTAATGAGCAGGTGGCTTATGTTGACAATCTCCGTTACCTGGGAACGTTTTATGGTAATATATTCTTTAATGACAACCTGTCTTTTAAATCTTCTTTCAGTGCAGACATTAACTATACCTACGACTATACCTATTTTAATGCCAACCATCCTTACGGAACCGGGGTGGGACGCCTGATCGATTACAACCGGCTCATACAGAATTTCCTGGTGGAGAATACGCTGAATTACCAGAAAACATTTAACCGGATCGAAGTAAACGGGATGGCGGGGCACTCCTTTCAGAGTCAGCACATCCGCAATACCAGTGTAGATGCCAGAGGGTTTCCCACGCCCTCACTGGTAACGGTATCTGTGGCCTCCGAGATCTTTGGTGCCGGTGGTGCCGTAAGTGAATATGCTCTGGAATCTTATTTCGGCCGGGGAACGGTAGCGCTGGATGACAAGTATATGATGACGGCTACCCTGCGTATGGACGGGTCTTCCAAATTCCATCCCAAGAACCGCTGGGGTGTTTTCCCTTCTGTTTCTTTTGGCTGGAATGTATCCAAAGAACCTTTTTTAAAGGATGCTGGCCTGGATCTTAAGCTGAGGGCCAGTTACGGAAAAACAGGGAACCAGGAGGGGATCGGAAGTTATGCCTACCAGGCATTGATGTCGGGCGGTCAGAACTATGGCAAGGAGAGTGGTATTTCCGTATCCTCCTTCGGAAATGAAGACCTTACCTGGGAGAAAGCGGATCAGTACGACGTAGGTTTTGATCTGAGCATGTTCAATCACAAGCTGGATGTATCGTTTGATGCGTATTATAAAAAGACCACCGATCTGCTGTACAGCATGCCCATCCATGCTACAACCGGTATGACAAGTATTATCTCAAATATAGGCTCTATGGATAACCGGGGTGTGGAGCTTTCCATATCTTCCAACTTTAACCTGGGGCAGGTAAAATGGAATACGAGCTTCAACATCGCCCACAACCGCAATAAGATCCTGTCGCTGATCGACAATGGCAATCAGCCGATCTCCATCGGTGATAACCGCGCATTACAGGTGGGCCGGGATATCGGATCGTTCTACCTTTTCCAGATGGAAGGCCTTTATCAGTATGACGGGGAAGTGCCCCAGGAACAATTTGACCTGGGAGTGCGCGCAGGTGATGTAAAATGGAAGGATGTGGACGGGAACAACATCATTAATGATAATGACCGCGTGGTAGTGGGTTCCTCCAATCCGAAATTTTCCGGGGGATGGAACAATACTTTCGGATACAAAGGGTTTCAGCTGGATGTGCTGACCACATTTATGTACGGCAATAATGTATACAACCAGTCAAAACCCTCTGCGCTGGCCCGCATCGGTTACCGGACGGCACAGCTGGAAGAATATATCGTAAACCAGTGGACCGGTCCCGGCAGTACCAATGTTTATCCGCGTGCGATTGCCGGAGAAATATTTAACACACGCAACTCGACCCGGTTTCTGGAAGATGGTTCCTTCATCCGTATAAGGGCGGTTACTTTAGGGTACCAGGTTCCTTCCTTTAAAATAAAACGGTTTAATGTAAAAGGCATCCGGGTCTACGGACAGGTGGACAACCTGTTCCTGTGGACAAAATATTCAGGATGGGATCCTGAAGTGAGCAAGGACCTCGATCCCCGCTTTTTTGGTACCGACTGGTTCAATAATCCGCAGCCAAGGACCTATAGCCTGGGCGTAAACATTAACCTTTAA